The following coding sequences are from one Mytilus trossulus isolate FHL-02 chromosome 8, PNRI_Mtr1.1.1.hap1, whole genome shotgun sequence window:
- the LOC134680837 gene encoding mucin-2-like isoform X1 translates to MIVIPVLLLVSFSTKTSGQGEGLVQGEGQVQGKSWDTLTNDINPVTGWAEPQPTPTADPNTSTPGSTVSSQSQTEPTQRRKQHNMRESGFSASEKQPSLSLGKMDTGTFHYKETETNTDKATNSKIEQSANEIPAVPVPYTPVNMDVLDSNPKVLNAPVVIPETQIIELNHNSPHAIKDNQSRLSKQTGLSTGIKIPMSHFRRASSGSRVDSNINTDNNYIIMEPVPRENIVAAQDNTYSLKFLGDKEQKTTDEKVTSKSELVDVRPEYLVDVKRINNEVPPIPLTTTESVQTPTIQTNPQVVGIPIDGTIKTEVGIPATSNTEQSDKSFISQAVDSKAFEPLKGTALEEPVTEMLFATNIAKHSGTLTDSSIVDSNKPSRSDNEQNIPKDVPAFTNELATTEMQTNPIEGNNVENKVLTELIATGSETERTTTGTVSKNNEITKATGSVNSGTSEMNNQTYIDFPIEGPIKDTQLANDVNESSKTPETYIAAPFGTNKEPVVKDLIDQSKTFETISAPRSSGTVLEESNKDTTLDKGVIDQSITSEKISVPEISGPVVQEPNKDTTIVSDVIEQTISEQQLTDKAVGGAPIAPGGLSIPMPLEDLPANAVQSITREGAIEENPSLNDHIPVNEGASLNENVPTAIPHSNVVTNTEAVFDTNAATNTEAVLDNKAATNTEEDLDSKTSPNTEVVLDKNAGSNTETVLDSKTSPNTEVVLDKKAATNTETVLDSKTSPNTEVVLDKNAGTNTETVLDSKTSPNTEVVLDKNAGTNTETVLDSKTSPNTEVVLNNNAATNIEVLDSKTSPNTETVLDSNTASNTGSILDSTAAVNNEAVLDSKTAVNNEAVLDRKTAVNTETILDNTAAANNEAVLNNTAAENNKAVLDGKTAVNNEAVLDSYTATDTGAVLDSMSTANTGAVLDSMTAPKTELGLESKTIPNTEAVVDNTAVTNTEALLDSNAATNAEAVFDSMALTHTGEVLVGKTATTDAGLDSKATTNTESVVDGNTATKTEAVLVINPVTNTETILDSNVAEKTEAVVDSKTATNADAVFDSNAATNNETVLDSIVATKPEAVVDSKAATNADAVFDSNAATNTETVLDSIVATKPEAVVDSKAATNADAVFDSNAATNTETVLDSIVATKPEAVVDSKSISIDQAQTLDATVPEGTITKSQNVEAIVIPATLYEDNLLKSEQVAASGVIHTNSLDKSDTSSVSNLGQSLESKTVDSQQSDLLGGTKENLQNTLAVSQVTEEAFTDKSSQPKSHQTKSVQTSDQLVGKEGVVVYMPSQSETATETGLDQPDTSVLIKEVPVVQYKATDTVSETSTLTDGIIPVTAEKDISEKSFTQTTNLESTIPMETEGQQTMSEQSTSFKIGDEQLLSNNKPLVEGSPSIDHTVISKDVDGVVIKELSPETVNVDLVFSATPDKVDIIPAADETTTVKKIDETPQYEIKGITNTEKYDLPLETSKHTDATKPMITTTLSPSIASESLTLDEQNIKTESTNITDTILPEIKTTVSPFIGSESPSVPIIDEQNINTESTKIADTTVPVIKITVSPFIGSESPSVPVIDEQNINTESEKIADTTVPDIKTTVSPLIGSESPSVPVIDEQNINTESAKIVDTTVPDINTTVSPFIGSESPSVPIIDEQNINTESAKIADTTVSDIKTTVSPFIGSESPSVPIIDEQNTNTESAKIADTTVPDINTTVSPFIGSESQSVPVIDEQNINTESAKIAPASRLVEQKQEVVDSTATEPIQINTVLQTEGTEKASIEPVYTTIENPDLLVKNNMQGKATEQQMTIKDPEVVVTEIKQTEKQTLEPRDKPTIEETQKTALPETYVTDTGPEKPQLKRRLETTDVRVTGLKPEKTSRVATRTMETTNELSRDLYDRSMQIHQRQQQMSNKFDMSRGAENTQQDRKHNLVGEYEPEFSSPALETLCGNSMFIDGIGYAEYPGYCDKLVQCFHSDGKVVAVQRECPYGYFWHQDQVLCRPPAEVPCYDDPCLDIDMVQYNRTGGCRSYYRCDYGISVPMCCEKGYRYNNYGCVPDPTCRDNCLTPYDIENRMRFQACKFLPDEYNPHGYLTLEYNGLRIRACPEGTVFSARQCGCRRGSGPMRSGRRRMRVSYSECQPDFYMNFNYGFKELSGSNMAFDVHNVVINDGAAQFNGNGRITLWGFMNKELGTKLAIRLRFKPDPKATEKGNLISNCGMTGTATVAIGLENHKVKLVAKSNSFSRRTFITSHFDPYSWNDLTYVYDGNSFVASIDGYRSRKPLGGMLETRSNAIVIGGCPKPGSGYTGLIDSIEVFSGCIPRHIYKPRKQR, encoded by the exons ATGATTGTGATTCCTGTTCTTCTGCTGGTGTCGTTCAGTACCAAAACATCTGGTCAAGGTGAAGGTCTAGTTCAAggtgaaggtcaagttcaaggAAAATCATGGGACACTCTTACAAATGACATTAACCCGGTAACTGGATGGGCAGAGCCACAGCCTACACCTACTGCCGACCCTAACACGTCGACCCCAGGAAGTACTGTTAGCTCTCAATCACAGACAGAACCTACACAAAGACGGAAACAACACAATATGAGAGAATCAGGGTTTAGCGCCAGTGAGAAGCAACCATCTCTTTCTTTAGGCAAGATGGACACTGGAACATTCCATTATAAAGAAACTGAAACCAATACGGACAAAGCGACAAATTCAAAGATAGAACAGTCTGCCAACGAAATACCAGCTGTTCCTGTGCCGTATACACCCGTAAATATGGATGTACTAGATAGTAATCCAAAAGTTCTTAATGCTCCAGTAGTTATACCTGAAACTCAAATAATTGAACTGAATCATAACTCACCCCATGCTATAAAAGACAACCAGTCTCGGTTATCAAAACAAACTGGTTTATCTACTGGTATCAAAATACCGATGTCACACTTCCGTAGAGCAAGTTCAGGGTCAAGGGTTGATTCCAATATAAATActgataataattatattattatggAACCTGTTCCAAGAGAAAATATTGTAGCTGCTCAGGATAACActtattctttgaaatttttgggtgaTAAGGAACAAAAGACAACAGACGAAAAGGTCACCAGCAAATCCGAACTGGTTGATGTACGTCCAGAATATCTCGTTGATGTCAAAAGAATTAACAATGAAGTTCCACCAATTCCTTTGACGACCACAGAATCTGTACAGACACCAACAATTCAAACCAACCCTCAAGTGGTTGGTATTCCTATAGATGGTACAATTAAAACAGAGGTAGGCATTCCAGCAACATCAAATACAGAACAATCAGATAAGTCTTTTATCAGTCAAGCTGTAGACTCAAAAGCATTTGAACCATTAAAAGGAACAGCACTTGAGGAACCCGTAACAGAAATGTTATTTGCGACAAACATTGCAAAACATTCGGGGACTTTAACAGATTCATCCATTGTCGATTCTAACAAGCCTTCGAGGTCAGATAATGAACAGAATATACCCAAAGATGTACCTGCATTCACTAATGAATTAGCTACGACTGAAATGCAAACAAATCCGATCGAAGGaaataatgttgaaaataaGGTTTTGACAGAATTAATAGCCACTGGTAGTGAAACAGAAAGAACAACTACCGGAACCGTTtcgaaaaataatgaaatcacAAAGGCAACGGGCAGTGTAAATTCGGGAACCTCTGAAATGAACAACCAAACATACATTGATTTCCCTATTGAGGGACCTATCAAGGATACACAATTAGCAAATGACGTTAATGAATCATCTAAAACCCCTGAAACCTACATTGCCGCTCCATTTGGAACTAACAAAGAGCCAGTGGTCAAAGACTTGATAGATCAATCTAAAACCTTCGAAACAATCAGTGCACCTCGATCAAGTGGAACTGTTTTAGAAGaatcaaataaagatacaacatTGGACAAAGGCGTGATTGATCAATCTATAACCTCTGAAAAAATCAGTGTACCTGAAATAAGCGGACCTGTTGTACAAGAACCGAATAAAGATACGACAATAGTAAGTGACGTGATAGAACAAACAATCAGTGAACAACAGTTAACTGATAAGGCGGTTGGAGGAGCTCCGATCGCGCCTGGTGGATTATCTATTCCAATGCCACTTGAAGACTTGCCAGCAAATGCTGTACAAAGTATTACCAGAGAAGGAGCAATAGAGGAAAACCCTTCTTTAAATGATCACATACCAGTGAATGAAGGGGCCAGTTTGAATGAGAATGTACCTACAGCTATTCCTCATAGTAATGTAGTAACAAACACTGAAGCAGTATTTGATACCAATGCAGCAACAAACACAGAAGCAGTATTAGATAACAAAGCAGCAACAAACACTGAAGAAGATTTGGATAGCAAGACATCACCAAACACTGAAGTAGTTTTGGATAAAAACGCAGGATCAAACACGGAAACAGTTTTAGATAGCAAGACATCACCAAACACTGAAGTAGTTTTGGACAAAAAAGCAGCAACAAACACGGAAACAGTTTTAGATAGCAAGACATCACCAAACACTGAAGTAGTTTTGGATAAAAACGCAGGAACAAACACGGAAACAGTTTTAGATAGCAAGACATCACCAAACACTGAAGTAGTTTTGGATAAAAACGCAGGAACAAACACGGAAACAGTTTTAGATAGCAAGACATCACCAAACACTGAAGTAGTTTTAAATAACAATGCAGCAACAAACATTGAAGTTTTAGATAGCAAGACATCACCAAACACTGAAACTGTTTTGGATAGCAATACAGCATCAAACACTGGATCAATTTTAGATAGTACGGCAGCAGTAAATAACGAAGCGGTTTTAGATAGTAAGACAGCAGTAAACAATGAAGCAGTTTTAGATCGTAAGACAGCAGTAAACACTGAAACAATTCTGGATAATACAGCAGCAGCAAACAACGAAGCAGTTTTGAATAACACGGCAGCAGAAAATAACAAAGCAGTGTTAGATGGCAAGACAGCAGTTAACAATGAAGCAGTTTTGGATAGTTATACAGCAACAGACACTGGAGCAGTATTAGATAGCATGTCAACAGCAAATACCGGCGCAGTTTTAGATAGCATGACAGCACCAAAAACTGAATTAGGTTTGGAAAGCAAGACGATACCAAATACTGAAGCAGTTGTCGATAACACAGCAGTCACAAACACTGAAGCACTTTTGGATAGCAATGCAGCCACAAACGCTGAAGCAGTTTTTGATAGCATGGCACTAACACACACTGGAGAAGTTTTAGTGGGCAAGACAGCAACTACTGATGCAGGTTTAGATAGCAAGGCAACAACAAACACTGAATCAGTTGTGGATGGCAATACAGCAACAAAGACTGAAGCAGTTTTGGTTATCAATCCAGTAACAAACACCGAAACAATTTTGGATAGCAATGTTGCAGAAAAGACTGAAGCAGTTGTAGATAGCAAAACTGCAACAAACGCTGATGCAGTTTTTGATAGCAATGCAGCAACAAACAACGAAACAGTTTTGGATAGCATTGTGGCAACAAAACCTGAAGCAGTTGTGGATAGCAAAGCTGCAACAAACGCTGATGCAGTTTTTGATAGCAATGCAGCAACAAACACCGAAACAGTTTTGGATAGCATTGTGGCAACAAAACCTGAAGCAGTTGTGGATAGCAAAGCTGCAACAAACGCTGATGCAGTTTTTGATAGCAATGCAGCAACAAACACCGAAACAGTTTTGGATAGCATTGTGGCAACAAAACCTGAAGCAGTTGTGGATAGCAAGTCTATTTCAATCGATCAGGCACAAACATTGGATGCAACAGTACCTGAAGGTACAATTACAAAGTCTCAAAATGTTGAGGCTATTGTTATTCCAGCGACCTTATATGAAGACAACTTACTCAAAAGCGAACAGGTAGCAGCTTCTGGCGTTATACATACAAATTCCTTGGATAAATCGGATACTTCATCTGTAAGTAATTTGGGTCAATCTCTTGAATCTAAAACTGTAGATTCACAACAATCTGATCTGCTTGGAGGTACTAaagaaaatctacaaaatacCCTTGCTGTCTCGCAAGTTACTGAGGAGGCATTCACAGACAAGTCAAGCCAACCTAAAAGTCATCAAACAAAATCTGTTCAGACTTCAGATCAACTCGTAGGTAAAGAGGGAGTGGTTGTATATATGCCCAGTCAATCCGAAACTGCTACTGAAACAGGTTTGGATCAGCCAGACACATCTGTATTAATCAAAGAGGTACCTGTGGTACAATATAAAGCAACTGATACGGTGTCAGAAACTTCTACATTAACTGACGGCATTATACCGGTCACAGCGGAAAAGGACATTTCGGAAAAATCCTTCACCCAAACTACAAATCTTGAATCGACAATCCCAATGGAAACTGAAGGTCAACAGACAATGTCTGAGCAGTCAACCAGCTTTAAAATAGGCGACGAACAGTTACTATCTAACAACAAACCTCTAGTGGAAGGATCTCCATCAATTGATCATACCGTGATATCTAAAGATGTCGATGGGGTCGTTATTAAAGAGTTGTCTCCAGAAACAGTTAATGTCGATTTAGTGTTTTCCGCCACACCAGATAAAGTAGATATCATACCAGCAGCTGATGAGACAACAACAGTTAAGAAGATTGATGAAACTCCACAGTATGAGATAAAAGGTATTACAAATACAGAAAAGTATGACCTGCCACTCGAAACATCAAAACATACAGACGCTACTAAACCTATGATAACGACTACCTTATCACCATCTATTGCTAGTGAATCGTTAACTTTggatgaacaaaatataaaaactgaaTCAACTAATATAACAGACACTATCTTACCTGAAATAAAAACTACCGTATCACCATTCATTGGTAGTGAATCACCATCAGTACCAATAATtgatgaacaaaatataaatactgaatCAACTAAAATAGCAGACACGACTGTACCTGTTATTAAAATTACCGTATCACCATTCATTGGTAGTGAATCACCATCAGTACCAGTAATtgatgaacaaaatataaatactgaatCAGAAAAAATAGCAGACACTACTGTACCTGATATAAAAACTACCGTATCACCATTAATTGGTAGTGAATCACCATCTGTACCAGTAATtgatgaacaaaatataaacaccgAATCAGCTAAAATAGTAGACACTACTGTACCTGATATAAACACTACCGTATCACCATTCATTGGTAGTGAATCACCAtctgtaccaataattgatgaacaaaatataaacaccgAATCAGCTAAAATAGCAGACACTACTGTATCTGATATAAAAACTACCGTATCACCATTCATTGGTAGTGAATCACCATCAGTACCAATAATTgatgaacaaaatacaaatactgaATCGGCTAAAATAGCAGACACTACTGTACCTGATATAAACACTACAGTATCACCATTCATTGGTAGTGAATCACAATCTGTACCAGTAAttgatgaacaaaatattaacaCCGAATCAGCTAAAATAGCACCAGCAAGTAGATTAGTTGAGCagaaacaggaagttgttgattCAACGGCTACTGAACCAATACAAATCAACACAGTACTACAAACTGAAGGAACTGAGAAAGCAAGTATTGAACCTGTCTATACAACAATCGAAAACCCCGATTTACTTgtaaaaaacaatatgcaaGGTAAAGCAACCGAAcaacaaatgacaattaaaGATCCGGAAGTAGTTGTTACAGAAATAAAACAGACCGAAAAACAAACACTTGAACCACGTGACAAACCAACAATtgaagaaacacaaaaaactgCATTACCAGAAACATACGTCACTGATACAGGACCCGAAAAACCTCAACTGAAGCGAAGACTTGAAACAACCGACGTCAGAGTGACCGGGTTAAAACCTGAAAAAACATCAAGAGTAGCAACGAGGACAATGGAAACAACGAACGAACTCTCAAGGGATTTATATGACAGAAGTATGCAGATTCATCAAAGACAACAGCAGATGAGCAATAAATTTGACATGTCCAGAGGGGCTGAAAATACACAACAAGACAGAAAACATAATCTAGTGGGAGAATATGAACCAGAATTCAGTTCTCCAGCTTTAGAAA CATTGTGTGGCAATAGTATGTTTATTGACGGAATTGGTTATGCTGAGTATCCTGGGTATTGCGATAAATTAGTTCAATGTTTCCATTCCGATGGAAAAGTTGTTGCGGTGCAAAGAGAATGTCCCTACGGATATTTCTGGCATCAGGACCAAGTACTTTGTCGACCACCTGCAGAGGTTCCTTGTTATGAtg ATCCATGTTTGGATATAGATATGGTACAATACAACAGAACAGGTGGATGTCGTTCTTACTATCGTTGTGACTACGGAATATCTGTTCCTATGTGTTGCGAGAAAGGCTACCGTTATAACAACTATGGGTGTGTACCGGACCCAACATGCCGGGACAACTGTTTGACCCCttatgatattgaaaatagaatGCGATTTCAAG CATGTAAATTCTTACCTGATGAATACAATCCACACGGTTATCTAACTTTGGAATATAATGGATTAAGAATTCGAGCTTGTCCAGAAGGAACTGTATTCAGTGCAAGACAGTGTGGATGTAGAAGAGGATCAGGACCGATGCGTAGTGGTAGACGTAGAATGAGAG TTTCTTATTCAGAATGTCAGCCAGATTTCTATATGAATTTCAACTACGGATTCAAGGAGTTGTCAGGTTCCAATATGGCGTTCGATGTACACAATGTTGTTATCAATGATGGAGCTGCACAATTCAATGGAAATGGGCGCATAACTCTGTGGGGATTTATGAATAAAGAACTTGGAACGAAATTGGCCATTCGATTACGATTCAAACCGGATCCAAAAGCAACAGAAAAGGGAAATTTGATTTCGAACTGTGGCATGACGGGAACTGCAACAGTTGCAATAGGATTAGAAAATCATAAAGTGAAATTAGTAGCCAAAAGTAACAGTTTTAGTAGAAGAACATTTATCACAAGTCATTTCGAT ccATACTCTTGGAATGACTTAACATATGTGTATGATGGTAACAGTTTCGTTGCGTCAATAGATGGTTATAGATCTAGAAAGCCGTTGGGAG GTATGCTAGAAACAAGATCAAATGCTATTGTAATAGGTGGTTGTCCTAAACCTGGTTCAGGATACACAGGTTTAATAGATAGT ATTGAAGTATTTAGTGGTTGTATTCCAAGACATATTTACAAACCTCGTAAACAACGGTGA